From a region of the Methanomassiliicoccales archaeon genome:
- a CDS encoding 1-(5-phosphoribosyl)-5-[(5-phosphoribosylamino)methylideneamino] imidazole-4-carboxamide isomerase, protein MMIIPAVDILDHRVVQLVGGVPGTEQVVLPYPLNVARDWEGKGAPRLHLIDLDSALGRGHNAQIIRRVISASKVPVQVGGGIRSTEVAEYYLDCGADRVIVGTKGLKDLAWLRMMSLKHPGSMVLAMDMKGGRIQTHGWKKDSGLELKDVFADIADMPLAGVLYTNVDVEGQVRGIDAQAVSGFITECPHLTIVSGGVTDQRDIDLLNGMGVKESVVGLALYTGKLNHQVIWR, encoded by the coding sequence ATGATGATCATTCCCGCCGTGGACATCCTGGACCACCGCGTGGTACAGCTGGTCGGCGGCGTTCCGGGCACGGAGCAGGTGGTGCTGCCCTATCCCCTGAACGTGGCCAGGGACTGGGAGGGCAAGGGCGCCCCCCGCCTGCACCTGATAGACCTTGACTCGGCCCTGGGCCGGGGACATAACGCCCAGATCATCCGCAGGGTGATCTCCGCTTCCAAAGTGCCAGTGCAGGTGGGCGGGGGCATCCGTTCCACCGAAGTGGCCGAATACTACCTGGATTGCGGCGCGGACCGCGTCATCGTCGGCACGAAGGGTTTGAAGGACCTTGCCTGGCTGAGGATGATGTCCCTCAAGCACCCCGGAAGTATGGTCCTGGCCATGGATATGAAGGGCGGCAGGATCCAGACGCACGGTTGGAAGAAGGATTCCGGCCTGGAGCTGAAAGATGTCTTCGCCGACATTGCCGATATGCCTCTGGCCGGGGTGCTCTACACCAATGTGGACGTGGAAGGTCAGGTCAGAGGCATCGACGCCCAGGCGGTCAGTGGGTTCATCACCGAATGCCCGCACCTGACCATAGTTTCCGGCGGCGTGACCGACCAACGGGACATCGATCTGCTGAACGGGATGGGCGTAAAGGAGTCCGTGGTGGGATTAGCACTTTATACTGGAAAATTGAATCATCAAGTTATCTGGAGATGA
- the hisH gene encoding imidazole glycerol phosphate synthase subunit HisH, with protein sequence MSLKVTLADYGVGNLHSIRKAMELCGAKVDVIEDMSLLSEADCIVLPGVGAFDKTMERMQPFRERIVSRLQAGVPCLGVCIGMQVLFQESEEGENPGLGYLQGKVVRLHTPRIPHMGWNQVVSDDAIMNGIDDPHFYFAHSFHGQPEDYSDIGHTDFYGKIPTLFRKGNTYGTQFHPEKSSTAGLKFLSNFLSFAEGCR encoded by the coding sequence ATGTCGCTGAAGGTCACCCTGGCCGATTACGGTGTGGGCAACCTGCACAGCATCCGCAAGGCCATGGAGCTTTGCGGGGCCAAGGTCGACGTGATCGAGGACATGTCCCTGTTATCGGAAGCGGACTGCATCGTGCTTCCCGGGGTCGGGGCGTTCGATAAGACGATGGAGCGGATGCAGCCTTTCAGGGAGCGCATAGTCTCCAGACTGCAGGCCGGAGTACCTTGCCTGGGCGTCTGCATCGGCATGCAGGTCCTTTTCCAGGAAAGCGAGGAGGGTGAGAATCCCGGGCTCGGGTACCTGCAGGGGAAGGTCGTCCGATTGCACACTCCCCGCATACCGCACATGGGCTGGAACCAGGTGGTCTCAGACGACGCCATCATGAACGGCATAGACGACCCGCACTTCTACTTCGCCCACTCGTTCCATGGTCAACCGGAGGATTACTCCGATATCGGCCACACCGATTTCTACGGGAAGATACCCACGCTGTTCCGCAAGGGCAACACCTACGGCACCCAGTTCCACCCGGAGAAGAGCTCCACCGCCGGCCTGAAGTTCCTTTCAAATTTCCTGAGCTTTGCGGAGGGATGCCGATGA
- the hisC gene encoding histidinol-phosphate transaminase produces MDKNWIRSTCRDLQLYYNPKVGSKLRMDTSTNALGTNPAGRKALQECLNLDMGQYPSTYGDGLRSALADLYRLKIDNFVVGNGSDEALDIIIKTFVEPGETVITAHPAYVLHSFFVKINGGNTVTVDLDDDFQLDVEAINSTKGKVVLICTPNNPTSNTFRMDDVRAIIEGSDRPVVVDEAYGEYTGASFIPLVEKYDNLIVTRTFSKAYGLAGMRIGYLAAGLDMADAMQRVKIPYSLNAIGERVAMAALKDREFLERSVNVVKEERPYLEEGLRDLGFHVYPSEANYVLFRSTIPSDDLTRKLSDKNVLIRDFGKVRRLENCVRTTIGTREMNATLLSKTREVLEECR; encoded by the coding sequence ATGGACAAGAATTGGATACGGTCCACCTGCCGGGACCTGCAGCTCTACTACAACCCCAAGGTGGGGAGCAAGCTCCGCATGGACACCAGCACCAACGCCCTGGGCACCAACCCCGCCGGACGGAAGGCTCTGCAGGAATGCTTGAACCTGGACATGGGACAGTATCCCAGCACCTACGGAGATGGTCTGCGCAGCGCTTTGGCCGACCTCTACCGATTGAAAATTGACAATTTCGTGGTCGGCAACGGTTCCGACGAGGCCCTTGACATCATCATCAAGACCTTCGTGGAACCGGGCGAGACGGTCATCACGGCGCACCCGGCCTATGTATTGCACTCCTTCTTCGTCAAGATCAACGGCGGGAATACCGTGACGGTGGACCTGGACGATGATTTCCAGTTGGACGTCGAGGCCATCAACTCCACCAAGGGCAAGGTGGTGCTGATATGCACCCCGAACAATCCCACTTCCAACACCTTTCGCATGGACGACGTCAGGGCGATCATCGAGGGAAGCGACCGCCCGGTAGTGGTGGACGAGGCCTACGGAGAGTACACCGGCGCCTCGTTCATACCATTGGTGGAGAAGTACGACAATCTGATCGTTACCAGGACGTTCTCCAAGGCCTATGGCCTGGCCGGAATGCGCATCGGCTATCTGGCCGCCGGGCTGGATATGGCCGACGCCATGCAACGGGTGAAGATCCCCTACTCGCTGAACGCCATCGGCGAGAGGGTGGCCATGGCCGCCCTTAAGGACCGGGAGTTCCTGGAGCGCAGCGTCAATGTCGTCAAGGAGGAGAGACCCTATCTGGAAGAGGGCTTGAGAGATCTGGGCTTCCATGTCTACCCCTCCGAGGCCAACTATGTGCTCTTCCGTTCCACGATACCTTCGGACGATCTTACCAGGAAGCTCTCTGACAAGAACGTCCTCATACGCGATTTCGGCAAGGTACGCCGCCTGGAGAACTGCGTCAGGACGACCATAGGCACCAGGGAGATGAACGCCACCCTGCTGAGCAAAACGAGGGAGGTGCTGGAGGAATGTCGCTGA
- the hisG gene encoding ATP phosphoribosyltransferase, protein MTLRLAIPNKGRLSERSVEILEHAGLEIENGDERRLYANIKRQDLAVMFLRAQDIVKFVHSGAVDVGITGLDLVLESGLDVVVPYKLNFGRCRLSIAVPDAMKVKTPEDLPDDIIVATSFPNMTRKFFDKLGKRVEIAYIAGAAEIAPHLGVADIIVDLVSSGSTLKMNHLRELAVIAESQAVVIANRKAYEGCGQQVEEIISAMHSVTEAENKKYLMADVPKTSLEEVRKAFPGIAGPTIMNIIGRDDVVAVHVVIEKSDAYEAINRLKRMGATGILLIPIDRMVP, encoded by the coding sequence ATGACACTCAGGCTGGCCATACCCAACAAAGGAAGGCTGAGCGAGCGGTCCGTAGAGATCCTCGAACACGCTGGACTGGAGATCGAGAACGGCGATGAGCGCAGGCTCTACGCCAATATCAAACGCCAAGACCTGGCGGTCATGTTCCTCCGGGCCCAGGACATCGTCAAGTTCGTGCACAGCGGCGCGGTGGACGTGGGCATCACCGGTTTGGACCTGGTGTTGGAATCTGGCCTGGACGTGGTCGTTCCCTACAAGCTCAACTTCGGCCGCTGCCGTCTGTCGATCGCAGTGCCCGATGCTATGAAGGTCAAGACGCCGGAGGACCTGCCGGACGACATCATCGTCGCCACCTCGTTCCCCAACATGACCCGCAAGTTCTTTGATAAGCTGGGAAAGAGGGTGGAGATCGCCTACATCGCCGGTGCGGCGGAGATAGCGCCCCACCTGGGCGTGGCGGACATCATCGTCGACCTGGTATCCAGCGGTTCCACGCTGAAGATGAACCACCTGCGGGAGCTGGCGGTCATCGCCGAATCCCAGGCAGTGGTGATAGCTAACCGTAAAGCGTACGAAGGTTGCGGGCAGCAGGTGGAGGAGATCATTTCCGCCATGCACAGCGTCACCGAGGCCGAGAACAAGAAGTATCTCATGGCGGACGTTCCAAAGACCTCTCTGGAGGAGGTACGGAAGGCCTTCCCGGGGATCGCTGGACCGACCATCATGAACATCATCGGCCGGGATGACGTGGTCGCGGTGCACGTGGTCATCGAAAAATCGGACGCCTACGAGGCCATCAACCGCTTGAAGCGCATGGGGGCGACGGGAATACTGCTCATCCCCATCGACCGCATGGTCCCCTGA
- a CDS encoding class I SAM-dependent methyltransferase — protein MKTDFDWHSAWESARSRLPYHAFPVERSRLVQHWDRISTYYDSEAMGLIDQRLWDILCQDGVVPSKGRVLDIGCGTGALTERFASLGGVVVGLDISPGMLSMARERCSPWNNVELTCQDWTSFSGGRDFDLVFSSFCPAVDGLDSILRMEALSRGGCCLVSLGGHSGDTMAFEIWEELGYAGMSMEGFDPLFPYFALKDMGRCPVLKSFDVCEESRISREGMMEHLVSYFSLFQDVTPQMLLAIEEGVSRRVRGDHLTLREERTVSVLHWSPFGPSGRTIPG, from the coding sequence ATGAAAACGGACTTCGATTGGCATTCTGCTTGGGAGTCCGCTCGTTCCCGGCTTCCATACCACGCCTTCCCGGTGGAACGTTCCCGCCTGGTCCAGCATTGGGACCGCATCTCCACCTATTACGATTCCGAGGCCATGGGGCTTATCGATCAGCGTCTCTGGGACATATTATGCCAGGATGGGGTAGTTCCGTCGAAGGGAAGGGTGCTGGACATCGGCTGCGGCACCGGCGCGCTGACGGAAAGGTTCGCTTCCCTGGGGGGAGTCGTCGTCGGCCTGGACATATCCCCTGGTATGCTGTCGATGGCGCGTGAGAGATGCTCGCCCTGGAACAACGTGGAACTGACCTGCCAGGACTGGACATCCTTCTCCGGCGGGAGGGATTTTGACCTGGTGTTCTCATCGTTCTGTCCGGCGGTGGACGGCCTCGACTCGATCCTCAGGATGGAGGCGTTGAGCAGAGGCGGATGTTGCCTGGTCTCGCTCGGCGGTCATTCGGGGGACACCATGGCCTTCGAGATCTGGGAGGAACTGGGATATGCCGGCATGTCCATGGAGGGTTTCGACCCCCTCTTCCCGTACTTCGCCCTGAAGGACATGGGTCGGTGCCCGGTGCTCAAGAGCTTCGATGTATGCGAGGAATCACGGATCTCCCGGGAGGGCATGATGGAACACCTGGTCTCCTACTTCTCATTGTTCCAGGACGTCACCCCCCAGATGTTGCTGGCGATAGAGGAAGGCGTATCGCGCCGGGTCCGGGGCGATCATCTGACCCTTAGGGAGGAGAGGACCGTGAGCGTTCTCCACTGGTCTCCTTTCGGCCCTAGCGGCCGTACCATACCCGGGTGA
- a CDS encoding UPF0280 family protein, translating into MRKHFEYRESAVTIEAADDYIPIAERAILDARKNIESYIALDPFFRTTFDPYPPRPEMAPIIRRMCLAAEKANVGPMATVAGAIGEEAVLAMTKAGCTHCMVDNGGDIAMRSSKTITVGLYAGEISPKYIALDVPPTRGMLGICTSSGTVGPSISLGKADLATVISTEVALADACATKLGNMIVDDDHETIERALRKVLSIEGVRGALTMINGKLGMAGDVPRLIKCTVPEDKITRVWYGR; encoded by the coding sequence ATGAGAAAACATTTTGAGTATCGCGAGAGCGCCGTGACCATCGAAGCGGCGGATGATTACATACCGATCGCGGAAAGGGCCATCCTTGACGCCAGAAAGAATATCGAGTCCTATATCGCCCTGGACCCCTTCTTCCGCACCACCTTTGACCCATATCCCCCACGCCCGGAGATGGCCCCGATCATCAGACGTATGTGCCTGGCAGCGGAGAAGGCCAACGTAGGACCGATGGCCACGGTGGCCGGGGCGATAGGCGAGGAGGCCGTGCTGGCCATGACGAAGGCCGGCTGCACCCACTGTATGGTGGATAACGGAGGGGACATCGCCATGCGGTCCTCCAAGACGATCACCGTAGGACTGTACGCCGGAGAGATATCGCCCAAGTACATCGCGCTCGACGTGCCGCCGACACGGGGGATGCTGGGCATATGCACCTCCTCCGGTACCGTCGGACCGTCCATTTCATTGGGCAAGGCGGACCTGGCCACGGTCATCTCGACGGAGGTCGCCCTGGCCGATGCCTGCGCCACGAAGCTGGGCAACATGATCGTGGACGATGACCATGAGACGATAGAGAGGGCTTTGCGCAAGGTCCTCAGCATAGAGGGCGTCCGCGGCGCCCTGACGATGATCAATGGGAAGCTCGGCATGGCCGGCGATGTCCCCCGCCTGATCAAGTGCACCGTCCCCGAGGACAAGATCACCCGGGTATGGTACGGCCGCTAG
- a CDS encoding 4Fe-4S binding protein, whose amino-acid sequence MARKKFMLGFSPELVNEPLVYRLVRDYDLKINILRAEVKEMGGRLLMEVEGKTPNIKDAVRFLNESKVDVKELVNYVEKNEERCTHCGMCISICPVEALTVDRITWKVHYDADKCIACGMCIDACPPGAMTFRI is encoded by the coding sequence ATGGCCAGGAAGAAGTTCATGCTGGGATTCAGCCCTGAGCTCGTCAACGAGCCTCTCGTCTACCGGCTGGTAAGGGATTACGATCTTAAGATCAACATCCTGCGCGCCGAGGTCAAGGAAATGGGAGGTCGTCTGCTTATGGAAGTGGAAGGGAAAACGCCCAACATCAAGGACGCCGTCCGCTTCCTGAACGAGAGCAAGGTCGATGTCAAGGAACTGGTCAACTACGTGGAGAAGAACGAGGAGCGATGCACCCACTGTGGCATGTGCATCTCCATCTGCCCCGTGGAAGCGCTCACCGTGGATAGGATCACGTGGAAGGTGCATTATGACGCGGACAAGTGCATCGCCTGCGGCATGTGCATCGACGCCTGTCCCCCTGGAGCAATGACGTTCCGCATATGA
- a CDS encoding homocysteine biosynthesis protein — translation MKRTVAEINQKIKDGDVVVMTAEEVIPFVQSEGLERAAKEVDVVTTGTFGAMCSSGAFLNFGHSEPPIRMQKVTLNDVPAYSGIAAVDAYIGATELKEDDHAEYGGAHVIEDLISGRPVRLKARSSGSDCYPRKDIDTYVSLNSINQAYLFNPRNGYQNYGAGTNSSERTLFTYMGKLLPNYGNITYSSAGQLSPLLNDPTLRTVGIGTRIFLGGGTGYVAWEGTQFKTNVETQSDVPMGGARTLATIGDLRGMSSDFIRALRFPGYGVSLAVGVGLPIPILDENVLKATTISDEQIFAPIIDYSVQSRNRKPIKHASYAELRSGKIELFGKEIRTSSLSSYLKAKQIAETLAQRIENGEFTLTEPVAPLPRERGMGTLEVRSKEEAI, via the coding sequence ATGAAGCGGACGGTCGCGGAGATCAATCAGAAGATCAAGGACGGAGACGTGGTGGTCATGACCGCTGAAGAGGTCATACCATTCGTCCAGAGCGAGGGATTGGAGCGAGCGGCCAAGGAAGTGGACGTTGTTACGACCGGCACCTTCGGCGCCATGTGCTCCTCGGGAGCTTTCCTGAACTTCGGCCATTCTGAACCGCCGATCCGTATGCAGAAAGTGACGTTGAACGACGTTCCCGCCTACTCTGGCATCGCCGCGGTGGACGCTTACATCGGCGCCACGGAGCTCAAGGAGGACGACCACGCCGAGTACGGCGGGGCGCATGTCATCGAGGACCTCATATCCGGAAGACCGGTCCGGTTGAAGGCCAGGTCCAGCGGGAGCGACTGCTATCCCCGAAAGGACATCGATACCTACGTTTCTTTGAACAGCATCAACCAGGCCTACCTTTTCAATCCCAGGAACGGCTACCAGAACTACGGCGCGGGAACGAACTCCTCCGAGCGGACCCTGTTCACCTACATGGGCAAGTTGCTGCCTAACTACGGCAACATCACCTATTCCAGCGCCGGACAGCTGTCCCCGCTGCTGAACGACCCCACGCTGCGCACCGTTGGCATCGGCACCCGCATCTTCTTGGGCGGGGGTACGGGCTACGTCGCCTGGGAGGGGACGCAGTTCAAGACCAACGTGGAGACGCAGTCCGACGTGCCCATGGGCGGGGCTAGGACCCTGGCCACCATCGGCGACCTGCGGGGGATGTCATCCGATTTCATCCGGGCGCTGCGGTTCCCCGGTTACGGTGTCTCACTGGCCGTGGGCGTTGGATTACCTATCCCTATCCTGGACGAAAATGTGCTGAAGGCCACGACGATCAGCGACGAGCAGATCTTCGCCCCCATAATCGACTATTCCGTTCAATCCCGGAACCGGAAACCGATCAAGCACGCCTCCTACGCTGAACTGCGTTCCGGTAAGATCGAACTGTTCGGCAAGGAGATTCGCACGTCCTCGCTTTCCAGTTATCTAAAGGCCAAGCAGATCGCCGAGACGCTAGCTCAGCGCATCGAGAACGGTGAGTTCACATTGACGGAGCCGGTGGCCCCGCTGCCCCGGGAAAGGGGAATGGGCACCTTGGAAGTCCGCTCTAAAGAGGAGGCGATCTGA
- the asd gene encoding aspartate-semialdehyde dehydrogenase encodes MMTKIKVAVLGATGMIGQRFVQLLEDHPYFEIGGLYASERSEGKTLNEVLRVKDVRFQQRTLDTRIEQLDVKAISKRCRAAFSGLPTEVAKDAESSLAAAGVAVFSNAASHRMREDVPLLIPEVNPDHLELVRSQPTFPSGGFIVTNANCSTTGLAVPLQAIYQKFGLKACYVSTYQALSGAGYPGVPSMDILGNVVPFIRGEEEKMEAEIYKMLGALEDGKVRLADFDMIASCARVPVIDGHLESVVLKLGKEAPAKDVAKALEEFRPEPQRLKLPSAPIHPIIVRQEENRPQPSTDALAGEPERARGMAVSVGRVRESKGYIKLWLLSHNTLRGGAGGSVLNAELAVARKLL; translated from the coding sequence ATGATGACGAAGATAAAGGTGGCGGTGCTAGGCGCCACAGGAATGATCGGGCAGAGATTCGTGCAGTTGCTGGAAGACCATCCCTACTTCGAGATAGGAGGCCTTTACGCCTCCGAGAGGTCGGAGGGCAAGACCTTGAACGAAGTGCTCAGGGTCAAGGACGTTCGTTTCCAGCAGAGGACGCTGGATACCAGGATCGAGCAGCTGGACGTGAAGGCTATCTCCAAACGCTGCAGGGCAGCGTTCTCCGGGTTGCCGACGGAAGTGGCCAAGGACGCCGAGTCCTCGCTGGCGGCCGCCGGAGTGGCGGTGTTCTCGAACGCCGCTTCGCACCGTATGAGAGAGGACGTGCCGCTTCTCATCCCTGAAGTGAACCCGGACCACCTGGAACTGGTCCGATCGCAGCCGACGTTCCCCAGCGGTGGTTTCATCGTCACCAACGCCAACTGCTCAACGACCGGGTTGGCCGTACCGCTGCAGGCGATCTATCAGAAGTTCGGATTGAAGGCCTGTTACGTCTCGACCTACCAGGCGTTATCCGGCGCCGGTTACCCCGGCGTGCCTTCGATGGACATTCTGGGGAACGTCGTTCCGTTCATCAGGGGAGAGGAGGAGAAGATGGAGGCCGAGATCTACAAGATGCTCGGTGCCTTGGAGGACGGAAAGGTCCGCCTGGCCGACTTCGATATGATCGCCAGTTGCGCCCGCGTACCGGTCATAGACGGTCACCTGGAGTCAGTGGTGCTCAAGCTCGGAAAGGAAGCGCCGGCCAAGGATGTGGCCAAGGCCTTGGAGGAGTTCAGGCCGGAACCGCAGAGACTGAAGCTGCCTTCGGCGCCGATACACCCCATCATAGTACGTCAAGAGGAGAACCGACCTCAGCCATCGACCGATGCGTTGGCTGGTGAGCCGGAAAGGGCCAGGGGAATGGCCGTCAGCGTCGGAAGGGTGCGCGAGAGCAAAGGATATATCAAGCTCTGGTTGCTTTCCCATAACACCCTGAGGGGCGGGGCTGGCGGATCCGTTCTGAACGCGGAGCTGGCCGTAGCCCGCAAGCTCCTCTGA
- a CDS encoding prephenate dehydrogenase/arogenate dehydrogenase family protein, with the protein MTDAVEGIRWKIEEIDNEILDLIRRRMDIALSMGHEKVDKALPVRDLRVEEQVRTRYLARAKDVGISEAAAIELSALLVRESVEAQARLPRPMKPRKVLVVGGAGKMGQWFCRFFASRGHDVKVWDMHRKGGFPMVASLEQGVKEAEVICVATPISITADVLHKIFRLKPKGLVFDISSVKSPIIDILKEGADQGLLVCSVHPLFGPDASFIFARNLILCNCGSDQAISKFMPLLNGTGANVMESLVEDHDKLIAVVLGMSHALNLAFFEALHNSGFKYNELRPASSTTFEKQMNTSSSVSQESPDLYYEIQHLNPYNAEVLDILISALKEVKEAGSEDDRAHMFRIMQEGRKYFEVK; encoded by the coding sequence TTGACTGACGCCGTTGAAGGCATCCGCTGGAAGATCGAGGAGATCGATAACGAGATACTGGACCTGATCAGGAGGCGCATGGATATCGCCCTTTCGATGGGACATGAGAAGGTGGACAAGGCCTTGCCTGTTCGCGATCTTCGCGTGGAGGAGCAGGTACGCACCCGCTATCTGGCACGGGCCAAGGACGTGGGCATCAGCGAGGCTGCGGCCATCGAGCTATCGGCCTTGCTGGTCCGGGAATCGGTGGAGGCCCAGGCCCGATTGCCCCGCCCTATGAAACCCCGCAAGGTGCTGGTGGTAGGCGGAGCCGGGAAAATGGGTCAGTGGTTCTGCCGCTTCTTCGCTTCCCGCGGTCACGACGTGAAAGTATGGGACATGCACCGGAAGGGCGGGTTCCCGATGGTCGCCTCATTGGAACAGGGAGTGAAGGAGGCCGAGGTCATCTGCGTAGCTACGCCCATATCGATCACCGCCGACGTTCTGCACAAGATCTTCCGGCTGAAGCCGAAGGGATTGGTCTTTGACATATCGTCGGTGAAGTCCCCTATCATCGATATACTGAAAGAGGGGGCGGACCAGGGATTGCTGGTGTGCAGCGTGCACCCTCTGTTCGGTCCAGATGCCTCGTTCATTTTCGCGCGCAACCTGATCCTGTGCAATTGTGGCTCCGACCAGGCGATATCCAAGTTCATGCCTTTGCTGAATGGCACTGGCGCGAACGTCATGGAATCGTTGGTGGAGGACCACGACAAGCTCATCGCCGTGGTGCTGGGAATGAGCCACGCTTTGAACCTGGCGTTCTTCGAAGCCTTGCACAACAGCGGTTTCAAGTACAATGAACTGCGACCGGCCTCATCGACGACGTTCGAAAAGCAGATGAACACCAGCAGCAGTGTCTCCCAGGAAAGCCCGGACCTTTACTATGAGATACAGCACCTGAACCCCTACAACGCGGAGGTGCTCGATATCCTGATCTCCGCCCTCAAGGAGGTAAAGGAGGCCGGTTCGGAGGATGACCGGGCCCATATGTTCAGGATCATGCAGGAAGGCCGAAAATACTTCGAGGTGAAATGA
- the aroC gene encoding chorismate synthase, whose protein sequence is MNTIGSELRLTIFGASHGPCVGAVLDGVPPGMQIDIGRIQNEVDLRRPSAGIGTPRAEEDRVEVISGIVNDRSTGAPITLMVVNQDTDSRKYEKFKNVPRPGHADLTARSKYAECVDLRGGGQFSGRMTVGLVAAGAIAKMLLEERGIRVAAYVRQIGSVRDEVERDVTEALLSRSNEIRAADPEMVERMREEIMRAKEDGDSVGGIVQCVVDGLPIGLGEPFFDTVEGEISKMIFAVPGVKGIEFGSGFAAAGMRGSKHNDPFVLVDGKVRTAKNDAGGILGGITNSMPLVFRVAIKPTASIARGQRSLNVETGKQTELKIEGRHDPCIAPRAVPVIEAGAALVLADLGMRGGTID, encoded by the coding sequence ATGAACACCATAGGCAGTGAGTTGCGCCTCACTATTTTCGGCGCCAGCCACGGACCTTGTGTAGGTGCGGTGCTGGATGGGGTGCCTCCAGGCATGCAGATAGACATCGGCAGGATACAGAACGAGGTGGACCTGCGGAGACCGTCCGCGGGGATCGGCACCCCTCGCGCCGAGGAGGACCGGGTGGAGGTGATCTCCGGCATCGTAAACGATCGGAGCACCGGCGCACCCATCACTCTGATGGTGGTCAACCAGGACACTGATTCCAGGAAGTATGAAAAGTTCAAGAACGTGCCTAGACCCGGGCACGCGGACCTTACCGCCCGCAGCAAGTACGCAGAGTGCGTGGACCTTCGGGGAGGGGGCCAGTTCTCCGGACGCATGACCGTGGGCCTCGTCGCCGCGGGAGCCATCGCCAAGATGCTCCTTGAGGAGAGAGGCATACGCGTGGCCGCCTATGTGCGCCAGATAGGAAGTGTCCGGGACGAGGTGGAACGTGACGTCACCGAGGCCTTGCTCTCCCGCTCCAACGAGATACGCGCCGCCGATCCCGAGATGGTCGAGAGGATGAGAGAGGAGATCATGCGTGCCAAGGAGGATGGTGACAGTGTAGGCGGCATCGTCCAGTGTGTCGTGGACGGTCTGCCCATAGGACTGGGAGAACCGTTCTTCGACACTGTGGAAGGAGAGATCTCCAAGATGATCTTCGCTGTGCCAGGAGTGAAAGGCATCGAGTTCGGTTCGGGCTTCGCCGCCGCCGGAATGCGCGGTTCTAAGCATAATGACCCTTTTGTTCTGGTGGACGGGAAGGTTCGAACGGCCAAGAACGACGCCGGCGGCATTCTCGGAGGGATAACCAACAGCATGCCATTGGTGTTCCGCGTGGCCATCAAGCCCACGGCATCCATCGCCAGGGGGCAACGGTCGTTGAACGTGGAGACCGGCAAGCAGACCGAACTTAAGATAGAGGGACGACATGACCCCTGTATCGCACCCCGGGCAGTGCCGGTGATCGAGGCCGGCGCCGCCCTGGTGCTGGCCGATCTAGGAATGAGAGGTGGTACTATTGACTGA